From Deinococcus roseus:
ATCAGCGACCCTGGTTGGAGGCTTTCTCGATGTTCTTCTGGGCGGTGTCCAGTGCGGTCTTCGCGTCCGTTTTGCCCAGTTGCACCGCCTGGAACGCACTGGCCAGTTCGTTGTTCACCGCCAGCAGATCCACCAGCGCAGGCAAGGTGTACGTTCTGCCTTTGGAGAGCAACTCCGCAGCCATCTTCATCACTGGTTCCTCAGACACCTTCTGCAGCTCAGGTGCCCCCTTCACAGGAGAAATGTTGAACACCTTGTCCGCCACCGCAGCACTCCGTTTCGCTTCACTGAAAAACGCAATGAACTTCAGCGCCTCCACCGCATTCTTGCTCCCCTTGGGAATCATCCAGGTGTTCCCCACCGTAAACGAATTCGGGTAACGGGACCCTCTGGGCATCGGCACCGCAGCCACCCCGTAATTCAGTTTGGCCCCGTAGCGTTTGATGAACCCGGCATGCCACTGGCCGTTGACTTCCATGGCGATCTTCCCGGCAATGAAGGGGTCACTGCCCGAGGAGGCGGCGATGTTGCCGAGGCTGCCCTGGAAGCGGTTGAGTTCGTCTGCGCCGTACTTCTTGACGTAAGCGGCCTGCCATTCCAGCGCTTTGAGGGTGCCTTTGTTGGTCAGATCGGACTTTTTGGTGGCACTGTTCAGGAAGCTGCCTCCGAAAGCACCGGTCCAGAGGGCGGGGTTGCCCTGTGCGACCCAGGGGATGAAGCCCATCACGTCGATGTCTTTGCCTTTTTTGACGGTGAGTTTTTCGGCGTACTGATCCAACTCCTCAATGGTTCTG
This genomic window contains:
- a CDS encoding ABC transporter substrate-binding protein; protein product: DGQTILDAAADYNKAQDNVTIKAVLVSGAGIQGTSQGKFLTAVASGQAPDAVLYWGQDVLPGLASIGALMPLNEILSKAGIKGSQFNSTAWKAMQFGGKTYGIPEMSNVMMLYYNKDLFKAAGLDPNKPPRTIEELDQYAEKLTVKKGKDIDVMGFIPWVAQGNPALWTGAFGGSFLNSATKKSDLTNKGTLKALEWQAAYVKKYGADELNRFQGSLGNIAASSGSDPFIAGKIAMEVNGQWHAGFIKRYGAKLNYGVAAVPMPRGSRYPNSFTVGNTWMIPKGSKNAVEALKFIAFFSEAKRSAAVADKVFNISPVKGAPELQKVSEEPVMKMAAELLSKGRTYTLPALVDLLAVNNELASAFQAVQLGKTDAKTALDTAQKNIEKASNQGR